From Gemmatimonadota bacterium:
CCTTCCTCCACGCTGACGAAGTCGAGCTCCCGCTCGAGCATGGCCCGCACCGCCCTGAGGAAGCGCCGCCGCCTCCGGTCGGCCTCGTCGGTGGCCAGCCGGATCTCGTCCAGCCGGTTCTCCGCGTCCATCAGCATGCGCTCGATCTCGGCCTCGGCCTCGCGACGCATCAGCTCGGCCTCGCGCTGCGCCTGGCCGGAGATGTCCTTGCGCAGGGCCTGGGCGGTCACCAGCGCGTCCTGCACGGCCTTCTCCCGGTCCTGCTGCTCCTTGACCTGGTCGGTGAGCCGCGCCGTGCGCTCCTTCAGCGTCAGGTTCTCCTTCACCAACGCCTCGAGTCGCTCGGCCACGATCTCGAGGAAGGTGTCCACTTCCCCCGCATCATAGCCGCGCATGCC
This genomic window contains:
- a CDS encoding DivIVA domain-containing protein; its protein translation is MIELTPLDVRKKRGDFRKGMRGYDAGEVDTFLEIVAERLEALVKENLTLKERTARLTDQVKEQQDREKAVQDALVTAQALRKDISGQAQREAELMRREAEAEIERMLMDAENRLDEIRLATDEADRRRRRFLRAVRAMLERELDFVSVEEGRSPLEEKPLELDLFVNRPDDAGARRAASSHADDEEGADEDVVDIDQLRPDGSERSGDEPWQPHWRFSMGESQERPGSEA